The window GACGATCGATCTTGCAGAGCGCGATCGCGAGAGCTGGGGTAATATCCGGACCGGTCAACTCAACGACATTCTTGGATCATCAGCACCGTTTCGGATGCGTGTCAGCTGGTTTGCCGATCAATTCGACGGTGGAGTCGGATCGAGTCGCGGAACCCTGGTTCCAGTCGACGTCACGAACGAAAGCGATTCACTCGCCGCGAATGAACGATTGGTATGGAAACGTTGGCGATCCGATCGAAAGACTTCAAGTTATGGGCGCGATGCACCAGCGTGCACCCGACAAATGCAAGGACGCGATGAGAAATCAAGCTGCGGCCAGTGTGGCCACCGCTTCGGCCGCGGAATGCGGTGCCGCCGCGTTCTCCAACAACGGATACCCCATTGATTTCAGCGACGTGAACCGTGAACGGGAACAGCTGCGTCGTCAGGAAAATATCGGGGACTATTCCGAATTTACCGACGGCCAAAAATGGCATCCCTATCAGGTGAGAGATATTcttcttaaaaataataaaaacattcattgatattttctttttataattctaGAACGGAGGAGGTGGTCATCAACACCCGAGAACGCCTCATCCTTCACAAATGACTGGTATCATTCATCCGAACGTTCAGAGCATCAGCTCCCATGAACACGGACCGTGGAATCAATTCTGTCACACCGGTGTCATACCCCGTGAGTTTCTTTAATTGATATTTCAACCAGATCTGGAAGATACAGGCTCATTAGAGATATTAATTGTGATTTTATAGATGGTCCACCTATGCCCAGAAACATTGGAGTCCGTGGACCACGACATACCGTGTTGCTGCGGGACCGTCTACCCGGTAGACACTGTGAATTTCCCGAGGAAACGGCACGGTTAAATTACAATACTAATAAACTTAATGTAGAGAGCATACGGGCGTCCTACTCGCCTCCTCAGCATCAGGTCTCTTGTCGTTCGTCGACTCTTATCGCCAGAAAGAACGGGAAACTTTAACCAGGAATATATTGTTTCTTCAGATGCCGAGATTGCTCGAATCGTCGGTCGATTCTATGATGGATTCCGCGTCCACGTCGAGGATTCGTCGCGAGGACGAAGGACCCAGGTGGGAGCCGAACGGCATCAACAATGGAATGTCTATGGACAGTCTAGCAGCCTCGACGGTAAGACAGTTTGCTTTTTGAATTCGCATCGGCGCGATGTTGAACGGCTGTTGTGCGATCAGGAATCTAACGCGACCCGCGAAAAGGAACGGGAATCTCGTCGGTCCGCCGAGAGATTCGAGCCGAAGAAGAAGATTGTTAGCAAACCGTTACCAGGTTTTCATCAGGCGTTCGGATCGACGGAGATCGGCAG of the Osmia lignaria lignaria isolate PbOS001 chromosome 7, iyOsmLign1, whole genome shotgun sequence genome contains:
- the LOC117609522 gene encoding uncharacterized protein LOC117609522 isoform X2, translated to MDASEMILNLVHKAAIKAEVNEKHPSDHENDSSPDQLVKNSQKEERKEATFKVSLATNNQDLESDKENVSRKKIRVEARQICNNREKGEEEKILVLQQLGRSQTRPEGFPAFLCIDGRIADSSGVKRKIPRPANAFMLFANEWRKKLAAENPRESNKDISVRLGILWKNMAKDVKEKYFALAREVDAEHKRKYPDYVYNPKEARLRKAMREQNRELSRRSILQSAIARAGVISGPVNSTTFLDHQHRFGCVSAGLPINSTVESDRVAEPWFQSTSRTKAIHSPRMNDWYGNVGDPIERLQVMGAMHQRAPDKCKDAMRNQAAASVATASAAECGAAAFSNNGYPIDFSDVNREREQLRRQENIGDYSEFTDGQKWHPYQNGGGGHQHPRTPHPSQMTGIIHPNVQSISSHEHGPWNQFCHTGVIPHGPPMPRNIGVRGPRHTVLLRDRLPGRHCEFPEETARLNYNTNKLNVESIRASYSPPQHQMPRLLESSVDSMMDSASTSRIRREDEGPRWEPNGINNGMSMDSLAASTESNATREKERESRRSAERFEPKKKIVSKPLPGFHQAFGSTEIGRFSRSEFFVNMVGESGGNVEVADTDSSSVSTDRMSEVNGAAVSSATRDTSATATATTTARTFEADAEDSEEASLDDTNNELVATTSIGMYCGQPSTPRWHSPHVGAIGSEI
- the LOC117609522 gene encoding uncharacterized protein LOC117609522 isoform X3, yielding MDCCNYVEAYTGGGHFYQQQHYFCYDNANTEYAGYEPPPISTAIETSARYNGAIPPAYPTDYVYNPKEARLRKAMREQNRELSRRSILQSAIARAGVISGPVNSTTFLDHQHRFGCVSAGLPINSTVESDRVAEPWFQSTSRTKAIHSPRMNDWYGNVGDPIERLQVMGAMHQRAPDKCKDAMRNQAAASVATASAAECGAAAFSNNGYPIDFSDVNREREQLRRQENIGDYSEFTDGQKWHPYQNGGGGHQHPRTPHPSQMTGIIHPNVQSISSHEHGPWNQFCHTGVIPHGPPMPRNIGVRGPRHTVLLRDRLPGRHCEFPEETARLNYNTNKLNVESIRASYSPPQHQMPRLLESSVDSMMDSASTSRIRREDEGPRWEPNGINNGMSMDSLAASTESNATREKERESRRSAERFEPKKKIVSKPLPGFHQAFGSTEIGRFSRSEFFVNMVGESGGNVEVADTDSSSLHPKAYLSTPVIFPFSPRSCGILGASTAIHRIAENGEILSRIIPDDCCWFTAQSRCGVSRISDNVVNCTTFLDCSHHAREKEWFCQKNLMTHPSEVVRSRDNYESFANERNDEKYILIGTPGSSNRSNIPGTMYDNIDKEACKPTTVKVEQDDSPKSSKQEGDV
- the LOC117609522 gene encoding uncharacterized protein LOC117609522 isoform X4; the protein is MDCCNYVEAYTGGGHFYQQQHYFCYDNANTEYAGYEPPPISTAIETSARYNGAIPPAYPTDYVYNPKEARLRKAMREQNRELSRRSILQSAIARAGVISGPVNSTTFLDHQHRFGCVSAGLPINSTVESDRVAEPWFQSTSRTKAIHSPRMNDWYGNVGDPIERLQVMGAMHQRAPDKCKDAMRNQAAASVATASAAECGAAAFSNNGYPIDFSDVNREREQLRRQENIGDYSEFTDGQKWHPYQNGGGGHQHPRTPHPSQMTGIIHPNVQSISSHEHGPWNQFCHTGVIPHGPPMPRNIGVRGPRHTVLLRDRLPGRHCEFPEETARLNYNTNKLNVESIRASYSPPQHQMPRLLESSVDSMMDSASTSRIRREDEGPRWEPNGINNGMSMDSLAASTESNATREKERESRRSAERFEPKKKIVSKPLPGFHQAFGSTEIGRFSRSEFFVNMVGESGGNVEVADTDSSSVSTDRMSEVNGAAVSSATRDTSATATATTTARTFEADAEDSEEASLDDTNNELVATTSIGMYCGQPSTPRWHSPHVGAIGSEI